The following are from one region of the Halomonas qaidamensis genome:
- a CDS encoding AAA family ATPase: MAKVGYLTHLEINGFRSIESTSLELKPLNVLIGPNGAGKSNFINFFRFMNKLLQKDLQLYVAEQGGADALLHFGRKQTPTLSTYLRFDPNSYGATLIPSQDGRLVFKEEFCEFFADAIGFSGGDKKKALAKPGADESALPAPQGMTIAGNVAKHISDWKVYHFHDTSSSAPMKQAGELLDSDRLREQGENLAAFLYDIQTHNPDVYKRIVSTIQRVAPFFHDFILAPERHNDSKIRLRWKHKGSDAYFDAHALSDGTLRFICMATLLLQPSLPSLILLDEPELGLHPYAIQLLGSMLRLVSQSTQIIISTQSVSLANEFGADDVVVVEHYENRSTFKRLDAGALEAWLDDYRLGDLWEKNLLGGTPA, translated from the coding sequence ATGGCTAAAGTTGGCTACCTCACGCACCTAGAAATTAATGGTTTTCGCTCTATCGAGTCTACATCGCTAGAGCTCAAGCCACTGAACGTGCTAATTGGCCCCAATGGTGCGGGGAAGTCGAACTTCATCAATTTTTTTCGCTTCATGAATAAGCTGCTTCAAAAAGATTTGCAGCTATATGTGGCGGAACAGGGCGGGGCGGATGCGCTGCTTCATTTTGGCCGAAAACAGACTCCCACGCTTTCAACGTACTTGCGCTTTGACCCAAACAGCTATGGGGCAACCTTGATTCCATCACAAGATGGACGCTTAGTCTTTAAAGAGGAGTTTTGCGAGTTTTTTGCTGACGCCATAGGCTTTTCAGGTGGCGACAAAAAAAAAGCGCTTGCTAAGCCTGGTGCTGACGAATCAGCCTTGCCAGCCCCGCAGGGTATGACTATTGCAGGTAATGTGGCTAAGCACATTTCTGACTGGAAGGTATATCACTTTCATGACACCAGCAGCAGTGCGCCTATGAAGCAAGCGGGAGAGCTGTTGGACAGTGACCGATTACGCGAGCAGGGCGAAAACTTAGCGGCTTTCCTTTATGACATTCAGACGCACAACCCAGATGTCTATAAGCGAATTGTATCTACGATCCAGCGGGTTGCGCCGTTTTTTCACGATTTCATACTGGCACCTGAACGGCATAACGACAGCAAAATTCGGCTGCGTTGGAAACATAAAGGCAGCGACGCCTATTTTGATGCGCATGCACTTTCAGACGGTACGCTGCGCTTTATTTGTATGGCTACCTTACTGCTACAGCCCAGCCTACCTTCCCTGATATTGTTAGATGAACCTGAGCTAGGTTTGCACCCGTATGCCATACAGCTATTGGGTTCCATGCTTAGGCTGGTTAGCCAATCAACTCAAATTATTATCTCTACGCAGTCAGTCTCGTTGGCTAATGAGTTTGGCGCTGACGATGTGGTCGTTGTGGAGCATTACGAAAATCGATCGACTTTTAAACGATTAGATGCGGGCGCGCTAGAAGCGTGGCTTGATGACTACCGTCTAGGAGACCTTTGGGAGAAAAATCTGCTGGGAGGTACGCCAGCATGA
- a CDS encoding DUF4276 family protein: MIRLGISVEGATEREFVTRVLAPVLAHNNVFVYPIDMHGRVSLERVEKELSKLLAMFDHVTTFYDFYGFHKRPEGSVDALEAAINDLIPADKRHRFTPYVQQYEFEALVLAVPDRAESVIGINGLGDKIRQIVDQCGGAEQVNDGYETCPSRRIKAIAPQYDKKFHGPVTLEDGLQEARAACPRFDAWLTAIEQLKK, from the coding sequence ATGATTCGATTGGGTATTAGTGTTGAAGGGGCAACGGAACGCGAGTTTGTGACGCGGGTATTGGCACCGGTATTGGCACATAACAACGTGTTTGTGTATCCCATTGATATGCATGGGCGTGTTTCGCTAGAGCGTGTTGAAAAAGAGCTTAGCAAGCTGCTTGCGATGTTTGACCATGTGACCACATTCTACGATTTCTATGGATTTCATAAACGGCCAGAGGGTAGTGTTGATGCGTTAGAAGCAGCGATCAACGATTTGATACCAGCCGATAAACGGCATCGATTCACGCCATACGTTCAGCAGTATGAATTTGAAGCGCTGGTACTCGCAGTGCCTGACCGTGCGGAAAGTGTCATTGGCATCAATGGCCTGGGAGATAAGATTCGTCAGATAGTTGATCAGTGTGGTGGGGCTGAACAAGTCAACGATGGTTATGAAACCTGCCCCTCACGGCGTATTAAAGCGATTGCCCCTCAGTATGATAAAAAATTCCATGGTCCAGTGACGTTAGAAGATGGTTTGCAGGAGGCGAGGGCAGCTTGCCCTCGCTTTGATGCTTGGCTGACTGCCATAGAACAGCTCAAAAAATAA
- a CDS encoding tyrosine-type recombinase/integrase, giving the protein MGKLTTKGVQKLVRESNPGMTNDGDGLYLKIGKGGGASWIYRFRWDGKLRDMGLGSYADTSLSEARDVASEQRKLVKQGIDPLSAREQKADTEAGPVTFTHCAARYIQSHRRSWRNAKHARQWVSTLKTYVRPVIGNLPVEEVTTQDILKILTPIWTAKNETAKRVQGRIENVLDFAAAHEYRDPVNPARWRGHLDKLLAKPSRIQKVNHHPAMPYEQVTAFMNSIQHYNSMSSKALQFLILTATRTSEVLNAEWHEIDIAKSTWQIPATRMKANREHRVPLSSQTVDLLLTLPRMKGNNHIFPGMKTGRPLSNMSLLQFMRGLGYGPNGEQGYFVPHGFRSSFRDWTGEVTSYPRDVAEMALAHAIENKVEAAYRRGDLFEKRRAMMQEWADYIL; this is encoded by the coding sequence ATGGGAAAACTGACGACTAAAGGCGTTCAAAAGCTGGTCAGGGAATCAAACCCTGGCATGACCAATGATGGGGATGGGCTGTACCTCAAAATTGGTAAAGGTGGCGGCGCAAGCTGGATTTACCGTTTCCGCTGGGATGGCAAGCTGAGAGATATGGGTCTTGGTAGCTATGCAGATACATCTCTATCTGAGGCAAGAGATGTAGCTTCTGAGCAACGCAAGCTCGTTAAGCAGGGTATCGACCCGCTGTCAGCTCGTGAACAGAAAGCTGATACAGAAGCGGGGCCTGTGACGTTTACGCACTGCGCAGCACGCTATATCCAGTCGCACCGCCGCAGCTGGCGGAATGCTAAACATGCGCGTCAATGGGTAAGCACGCTTAAAACATACGTGCGCCCGGTAATAGGCAACCTTCCAGTAGAGGAGGTCACCACGCAGGATATATTGAAGATTTTAACGCCTATCTGGACGGCCAAAAACGAGACCGCTAAGCGTGTACAAGGGCGTATTGAAAACGTATTAGACTTCGCAGCAGCACATGAATATCGCGACCCGGTTAATCCTGCCCGCTGGCGTGGCCATCTCGACAAGCTGCTGGCTAAGCCATCACGGATACAAAAGGTGAATCACCACCCTGCTATGCCTTACGAGCAAGTAACGGCGTTTATGAACTCAATTCAGCATTACAACAGCATGTCTTCTAAGGCGCTGCAGTTCCTCATATTGACCGCTACTCGCACGTCAGAAGTACTCAATGCTGAGTGGCATGAAATCGACATAGCAAAATCAACTTGGCAGATACCCGCCACACGTATGAAAGCGAATCGTGAGCACAGGGTGCCATTATCTAGTCAAACAGTAGATCTGCTTCTTACTCTCCCGCGCATGAAAGGTAACAACCATATTTTTCCAGGCATGAAAACTGGCCGCCCACTTTCCAATATGTCTCTTTTACAGTTCATGCGGGGGCTGGGGTACGGACCAAACGGCGAGCAAGGTTACTTTGTACCCCACGGTTTCCGCTCAAGCTTTAGGGATTGGACAGGCGAGGTAACGAGCTACCCTAGGGATGTAGCTGAAATGGCGTTAGCACATGCCATTGAAAACAAAGTGGAAGCCGCCTATCGACGTGGAGATCTGTTTGAAAAGCGTAGAGCAATGATGCAGGAATGGGCGGATTACATCCTTTAA
- a CDS encoding N-6 DNA methylase, with the protein MGGIFEELIRKFAESSNETAGEYFTPRDIVHLTTSLVLTGQEEKLKPNSIVTVYDPTAGTGGSLKATSTFSRSAWV; encoded by the coding sequence ATGGGCGGCATCTTTGAAGAACTGATTCGCAAGTTCGCCGAAAGCTCCAACGAAACCGCCGGGGAGTACTTCACGCCTCGCGATATCGTCCACCTGACGACCTCACTAGTGCTGACAGGCCAGGAAGAAAAGCTCAAGCCCAATAGCATTGTTACCGTGTATGACCCAACGGCGGGCACTGGCGGGTCTCTTAAAGCGACGAGTACGTTCAGTAGGTCAGCGTGGGTGTGA
- a CDS encoding LysR family transcriptional regulator, whose product MKLNYHHLYYFWQVAKSGHLTRTANALHVSQSSLSQQIRQLEERLGQPLFLREGRQLHLSEAGRLAFDYADTIFTQGEELSALFAEGGHAHREVVRVGAVATLSRNFQEGFVRPLLGRDDLDLILQSGGLDDLLRRLSAHKLDVVLSNQPVRGDSEHPWRSQRLARQPVSLIASPHLSPPPVFPSGLKEHAFILPGVENATRHAFDQLCSHYRVSPKIAAEVDDMAMMRLLARDTQHIAIMPPVVVRDELHNGTLTDYGALPGVWEEFYAITIQRRFESPSLKALLTRSGESLLD is encoded by the coding sequence ATGAAGCTCAATTACCACCATCTTTACTATTTCTGGCAAGTTGCTAAATCAGGCCACCTGACCCGTACTGCCAATGCGCTACATGTGTCTCAGTCATCGCTCTCACAACAAATTCGCCAGCTGGAAGAGCGCCTAGGACAACCTCTTTTTTTACGCGAGGGTCGGCAGCTACATCTTTCAGAAGCGGGCAGACTAGCGTTTGATTATGCCGACACTATCTTCACCCAAGGCGAAGAGCTAAGCGCGCTGTTTGCTGAAGGTGGTCACGCCCACCGAGAGGTAGTGCGAGTGGGAGCAGTAGCGACGCTGTCACGTAATTTTCAAGAGGGTTTTGTACGGCCGCTATTGGGCCGAGACGACTTGGACTTAATACTGCAAAGCGGTGGGCTAGATGATCTACTGCGGAGGCTTTCCGCCCATAAGCTAGACGTAGTGCTCTCGAACCAGCCTGTACGTGGCGATAGCGAGCACCCTTGGCGCTCGCAGCGCTTGGCGCGCCAGCCAGTGAGTTTAATTGCATCGCCCCACCTCTCGCCGCCACCGGTATTTCCTAGCGGTCTAAAGGAACATGCTTTTATTCTGCCAGGCGTTGAAAATGCCACCCGCCACGCCTTTGACCAGCTCTGTAGCCATTACCGGGTTTCACCTAAGATTGCTGCCGAGGTAGACGACATGGCCATGATGCGACTATTGGCCAGAGACACCCAGCACATTGCCATCATGCCGCCGGTTGTTGTACGCGATGAACTGCATAACGGCACGCTAACCGATTACGGCGCACTACCCGGCGTTTGGGAGGAGTTTTACGCGATTACTATTCAACGGCGATTTGAATCACCGAGCCTAAAAGCACTGCTGACACGTTCGGGCGAATCGCTACTGGATTAG
- a CDS encoding NADH-quinone oxidoreductase subunit L: MPNVVDITVFSLLLLWLLVPISLLLMAGISARASTSESLQRAWKISRWLTASALAASLAVGVLLLLDAQGVPTGLPEAAQPLGLYPDGLAVWMALLISLLGTVLLRFAENYLKGDRGERRFLPWCLVVLASVMLLVFTHHLVVMLIAWVGISVALHHLLTLYPERVEAQRAAWQKFIVSRLGDAALIVAVALLYARFGTFQLPELFAAAALTPGGWQVEAASVALAIAALCKCAQVPMHGWLIKVMEAPTPVSALLHAGVINLGGFVWLRLFPVFDGLTLGHYLLIVIGGFTALVAVMTMLTQASVKHALAWSTCAQMGFMLFEIGVGAYTLALAHLLAHSLYKAHSFLASGRTVRASRCVRLPLASLRQRLSLALPAAALAAGVLVVWPALVSHNPLLGALLSLAVGSTLLGMPLGTAKLNRLGMFVMALALVPLYALLHSLLAPALPSAYTPLTFSAGLLGGMVLVSMVLVAGLVTLFPQAAWVARWRVHFSQGLYLALPFQRVVDAVAPIRVWRRASSPAPDLKGEWS, encoded by the coding sequence ATGCCAAATGTCGTCGATATAACGGTGTTTTCATTGCTGTTGCTATGGTTGCTGGTCCCGATATCGCTACTGCTGATGGCGGGGATTAGCGCACGCGCCAGCACGTCAGAATCGCTGCAGCGCGCTTGGAAAATCAGCCGCTGGTTAACGGCAAGTGCTTTGGCTGCCAGCCTAGCGGTGGGTGTGCTGCTGTTGCTCGATGCACAGGGTGTGCCCACAGGCCTGCCTGAAGCGGCCCAGCCACTGGGGCTATATCCTGATGGCTTGGCGGTGTGGATGGCGCTGTTGATTAGCTTGTTAGGGACGGTGTTGTTGCGTTTTGCAGAGAACTACTTAAAGGGCGACCGCGGCGAACGTCGTTTCTTGCCCTGGTGTTTGGTGGTGTTAGCGAGCGTTATGTTGCTGGTCTTTACCCACCATTTGGTCGTCATGTTGATTGCCTGGGTAGGCATTAGTGTGGCGCTGCATCATCTACTCACCCTTTACCCAGAGCGGGTGGAAGCGCAGCGGGCGGCATGGCAAAAATTCATAGTAAGCCGCTTGGGGGATGCCGCGCTGATCGTCGCGGTGGCGCTGCTATACGCTCGTTTCGGTACTTTTCAATTACCTGAGCTGTTTGCCGCGGCGGCCTTAACTCCTGGCGGCTGGCAAGTCGAAGCAGCCTCGGTGGCATTAGCTATTGCTGCGCTGTGCAAATGTGCTCAGGTGCCGATGCATGGCTGGTTAATCAAAGTAATGGAAGCGCCTACGCCGGTCTCCGCACTGCTTCATGCGGGGGTGATTAACCTGGGAGGCTTTGTGTGGCTACGGCTGTTTCCGGTCTTCGATGGCCTGACGCTTGGGCACTATCTGCTAATTGTCATCGGTGGCTTTACTGCGTTGGTAGCCGTCATGACGATGTTGACCCAAGCCTCTGTAAAGCATGCCCTTGCATGGTCAACCTGTGCGCAGATGGGCTTTATGCTGTTCGAGATTGGCGTTGGAGCGTATACCTTGGCGCTGGCCCATTTGCTGGCGCACTCGCTCTACAAAGCGCACTCCTTCCTGGCCTCTGGGCGTACTGTTAGAGCATCGCGCTGTGTACGTTTGCCGCTTGCGTCGCTGCGTCAGCGGCTCTCTCTGGCGCTACCCGCTGCAGCACTAGCGGCGGGGGTTTTGGTCGTTTGGCCTGCGCTCGTCAGCCACAACCCGCTGTTAGGTGCGCTACTGAGCTTAGCAGTAGGCAGTACGCTGCTGGGCATGCCGCTAGGTACCGCCAAACTTAATCGCTTGGGAATGTTTGTCATGGCGCTGGCCTTGGTGCCCTTGTATGCCTTGCTACATAGCTTACTAGCGCCTGCGCTGCCAAGCGCTTACACCCCTTTAACTTTCTCGGCAGGCCTTCTTGGTGGCATGGTGCTGGTAAGCATGGTGCTAGTCGCTGGATTGGTCACGCTCTTTCCTCAAGCGGCGTGGGTTGCCCGTTGGCGCGTCCACTTTAGTCAAGGGTTGTATCTTGCGCTGCCGTTTCAGCGCGTGGTGGACGCAGTTGCCCCCATTCGTGTTTGGCGGCGTGCCTCATCGCCTGCGCCAGATTTAAAAGGAGAGTGGTCATGA